The DNA region GAGTTGCAACGAAAGGGCAGGAAATTGCTTTTGGAACATATGCTCTCAAAGCAATGACGGGAGGGGAAATAAATGCACGTTCTATTGAAGCAGCTCGCCGAGCGATCACACGGTACATTAAGAGAGGAGGGAAAGTATGGATTCGGATTTTTCCCCATAAGCCAGTCACAACAAAAGCTGCTGAAGTGCCGATGGGATCAGGAAAAGGATCTGTTGAGAGATATGTCGCTGCCGTCCTTCCGGGGAAAATTCTATTTGAGATGGAAGGAATCAGCGAAGAAAATGCGAAAATTGCTCTTCGTTTGGCGTCATATAAGCTTTCCATAAAGACAAGATTTGTAAAAAAAGGAGATTTTTAATTTCGCATGACCACATTTGTACAAATTACCGGCATGAGCATTGAAGAAATTAGAGCAGAAATTCAGAAATCCGAGAGAGAACTCTTGGGACTCCGCATGAAGATTAAGCTCGGACAGGAAAAAAATAATTCAAAATATCGAAAACTCCGAAAATATATAGCTCAGCTCAAAACCGCCGAGATGGCAAAAATTTCACCAAACTCTTCTCTTTCTCCCGCTTCATGAGAACAAAAAAAGGAATCGTGACATCGGCAAAAATGGAAAAGACGATTGTTGTTACTGTTCATCAGTACAAAGTGCATTCAAAGTACAAGAAGAGGTTTCGAACATCTTCAAAATTTGTTGCGCACGATCCTGAAGAGAGTTGCCATGAAGGAGACGAGGTGATAATTTCTGAATCCAGGCCTCTCTCGAAGAGAAAAAGATGGGTGCTTACGGAAATACTGAAGAGAGCTCCAGAGGTTATTGCGGAGGATCTCGCTCAGGTTGCTCCAGAAGATGTTCTTGAGGAGATCGTGTCGTAAATTCTTTCTGTAATTTTCTGATGTAAATTTTTATGATACAGGTTCAAACACGATTGGCAGTAGCGGATAATACCGGTGCAAAGGAAGCAATGTGTATTAAAGTACTCGGCGGGTCAAAGAAGAGATACGCTTACTTAGGAGATGTCATTGTGGTGTCTATTAAAAAAGCGATGCCACGAGGAGTAGTGAAGAAAAAAAGCGTTGAAAGGGCGGTAATTGTTCGTCAAATACGAACCACTCGAAGAAAAGACGGCTCATATCTTCGTTTTGATCAGAATGCAGTTGTTATTGTTGGCAAGGATGACGTTCCAAAGGGAACTCGTGTTTTTGGTCCCGTAGCGAGAGAGCTTCGAAATAAAGGTTTTCAAAAAATAATTTCGTTAGCTCCCGAAGTAGTATAATTTCTTTCTGATACATTTTTTATCATTATGCGAGTTAAAGTAGGAGATACCGTTATGGTCATTACTGGCAAAGACAAGGGGAAAAAGGGAAAGATTATTCGTGTGTTTCCAAAAGCAGATCGGGTAGTCGTGGAGAAAATGAACATCGTGACCAAACACGTGAAAAAAAATCGTGATAAAGCTGGAGAGCGGATAGAAAAAGAAGCCCCGATTCATGTTTCAAATGTTATGGTCATGTGTCCGGAGACAAAAAAGCCAACTCGTGTTCGATATGAAATTCCCAAAAAGGGGAGAAAATTCCGGGTTGCTGTTCGGAGCGGGGCAAATCTCGAAAAACCATTTGTAAAATCATAATTTGTAATTTCTTCTATGTCTTTTTTCGAAACATATAAGGCAAAAATTAGTAAGGAGCTTCAAAAGGAGCTCGCGGTGAAAAATAGACTCGCTGTTCCTCGCATGCTCAAAATTGTGGTAAATGCTGGAATTGGAAAATATCTTGCTGGAGGAGAGAAAAAGGATTCTCCAAAGGTTGTAGATGCGATGAAGCTTATTACCGGACAATCACCCATTGTGAATAAATCCAGAGTTTCTATTTCGAATTTCAAGCTGAAAGCAGGAGCAACTGTTGGAGTTTCTGCGACGCTCAGGGGAAAAAGGATGTATGATTTTTTTGAGCGGGTTGTCACCTATGTTGCACCTCGTATTCGAGATTTTAGAGGATTTCCCGGGAAGTCTTTTGATGGGAGAGGGAACTACTCATTTGGAATCAAGGAACACACCGTGTTTCCTGAAATTTCTCAGGATGATGTGGTGAGACCATTTGGCTTGCAAATTACAATCGCCACCAATACGAAAACAGATGCGGACGCTCGAAAACTTCTCGAAAAATTTAATTTTC from Candidatus Peregrinibacteria bacterium includes:
- the rplP gene encoding 50S ribosomal protein L16 → MLGPKKTKYRKWHRMRGQLSGVATKGQEIAFGTYALKAMTGGEINARSIEAARRAITRYIKRGGKVWIRIFPHKPVTTKAAEVPMGSGKGSVERYVAAVLPGKILFEMEGISEENAKIALRLASYKLSIKTRFVKKGDF
- the rpmC gene encoding 50S ribosomal protein L29, whose protein sequence is MTTFVQITGMSIEEIRAEIQKSERELLGLRMKIKLGQEKNNSKYRKLRKYIAQLKTAEMAKISPNSSLSPAS
- the rpsQ gene encoding 30S ribosomal protein S17 translates to MRTKKGIVTSAKMEKTIVVTVHQYKVHSKYKKRFRTSSKFVAHDPEESCHEGDEVIISESRPLSKRKRWVLTEILKRAPEVIAEDLAQVAPEDVLEEIVS
- the rplN gene encoding 50S ribosomal protein L14, translated to MIQVQTRLAVADNTGAKEAMCIKVLGGSKKRYAYLGDVIVVSIKKAMPRGVVKKKSVERAVIVRQIRTTRRKDGSYLRFDQNAVVIVGKDDVPKGTRVFGPVARELRNKGFQKIISLAPEVV
- the rplX gene encoding 50S ribosomal protein L24, with the protein product MRVKVGDTVMVITGKDKGKKGKIIRVFPKADRVVVEKMNIVTKHVKKNRDKAGERIEKEAPIHVSNVMVMCPETKKPTRVRYEIPKKGRKFRVAVRSGANLEKPFVKS
- the rplE gene encoding 50S ribosomal protein L5, yielding MSFFETYKAKISKELQKELAVKNRLAVPRMLKIVVNAGIGKYLAGGEKKDSPKVVDAMKLITGQSPIVNKSRVSISNFKLKAGATVGVSATLRGKRMYDFFERVVTYVAPRIRDFRGFPGKSFDGRGNYSFGIKEHTVFPEISQDDVVRPFGLQITIATNTKTDADARKLLEKFNFPFSK